One window of the Mixophyes fleayi isolate aMixFle1 chromosome 6, aMixFle1.hap1, whole genome shotgun sequence genome contains the following:
- the LOC142160088 gene encoding uncharacterized protein LOC142160088 isoform X3: MSVNHPNHDRCSTAGLVINSTSPNADKNFRCPDCGKCFTFKSYLIQHQRVHTGETPYSCYECGKCFTSKSNLIIHQRVHTGEKPFPCSECGKRFTRKSHLIEHQRVHTGEKPFPCSECGKCFTFKSYLVQHQRVHTGEKPYLCSECGKYFTKKSYLIEHQRVHEGEKPFPCSQCGKRFTRKSLLFTHQKVHKGERPFPCSECGKCFTQKSCLFTHQRVHTGEKPFSCSECGKRFTRKSCLLAHQRVHTGEKPFTCSECGKCFTKKSTLIEHQRVHKGEKPFPCSECGKCFTFISHLTTHQRLHTGEKPFPCSECGKCFIRKAYLVKHQRVHTAEKPFPCSECGKCFIRKAYLITHQRVHTGETPFPCSECGKCFKQKSNLTTHQRVHTGEKPFPCSECGKCFIQKSNLITHQRVHEGEKPFPYSECGECFKDKFHCARHPCSRKTISMS, translated from the coding sequence ATGTCAGTCAACCACCCTAATCATGACAGGTGTTCTACTGCAGGTCTTGTTATAAATAGTACATCTCCGAATGCTGATAAAAATTTCCGCTGCCctgactgtgggaaatgttttacattcaaATCATATCTTATCCAAcatcagagagttcacacaggtgagacacCATATTCATGTTatgaatgtgggaagtgttttacaagtaaatcaaatttaattatacatcagagagttcacacaggtgagaaaccatttccttgTTCCGAATGTGGAAAACGTTTTACAAGGAAATCACATCTTATTGAAcatcagagagttcacacaggtgagaagccatttccatgttctgaatgtgggaaatgttttacattcaaATCATATCTTGTCCAAcatcagagagttcacacaggtgagaagccatatttatgttctgaatgtgggaaatattttacaaagaaatcCTATCTTATTGAACATCAGAGAGTTCACGAAGGTGAGAAGCCATTCCCATGTTCTCAGTGTGGAAAACGTTTTACAAGGAAATCATTACTTTTTACACATCAAAAAGTTCACAAAGGTGAGaggccatttccatgttctgagtgtgggaaatgttttacacaaaaatcaTGTCTTTTTACACATCAGAGAGTtcatacaggtgagaagccattttcatgttctgagtgtgggaaacgtTTTACAAGGAAATCATGTCTTTTAGCAcatcagagagttcacacaggcgagaaaccatttacatgttctgaatgtgggaaatgttttacaaagaaatcaactcttattgaacatcagagagttcacaaaggtgagaagccatttccatgttccgagtgcgggaaatgttttacctTTATATCACATCTTACTACACATCAGCGATtgcacacaggtgagaagccattcccgtgttctgagtgtgggaaatgttttatacgaAAAGCATATCTCGTTAAACATCAGAGAGTTCATACAGCTGAGAAgccattcccatgttctgagtgtgggaaatgttttatacggAAAGCATATCTGATTACAcatcagagagttcacacaggtgagacgccattcccatgttctgagtgtgggaaatgttttaaacagaaatcaAATCTGACTACAcatcagagagttcacacaggtgagaagccattcccatgttctgagtgtgggaaatgttttatacagaaatcaaatctgattacacatcagagagttcacgaaggtgagaaaccatttccatattctgagtgtggggaatgttttaagGACAAATTCCACTGTGCTAGACATCCATGTAGTAGAAAAACAATTTCTATGAGCTGA